The DNA sequence CGGCGGCGACGTGCCGCGGTCGGCGGTGTGCCACTCGATGGAGGAGGTCGAGCGGACCGTCGCCGAGCTCGGCTTCCCGGTCGTCGTGCGTCCGTCGTTCACCATGGGCGGCTCCGGCTCCGGGATGGCCTACGACGACGCCGATCTGCAGCGCATCGCGCGCGCCGGCCTGCAGGCCAGCCCCACCACCGAGGTGCTCATCGAGGAGAGCGTGATCGGCTGGAAGGAGTTCGAGCTCGAGCTGATGCGCGACCGCAACGACAACGTCGTCGTGGTGTGCTCGATCGAGAACCTCGACGCGATGGGCGTGCACACCGGCGACTCGATCACCGTCGCGCCGGCGATGACGCTCACCGACCGCGAGTACCAGCAGATGCGCGACGTCGGCATCGCCGTGCTGCGGGAGGTCGGCGTGGAGACCGGCGGCTGCAACATCCAGTTCGCGTTCAACCCGCAGGACGGGCGGATGATCGTGATCGAGATGAACCCGCGGGTGTCGCGGTCGTCCGCGCTGGCCTCGAAGGCCACCGGCTTCCCGATCGCCAAGATCGCCGCGCGGCTGGCGATCGGCTACACGCTCGACGAGATCCCCAACGACGTCACGCAGAAGACCCCCGCCTCGTTCGAGCCGACCCTCGACTACGTGGTGGTCAAGGTCCCGCGCTTCGCGTTCGAGAAGTTCCCGGGGGCCGACCCCACCCTGACCACCACCATGAAGTCGGTCGGTGAGGCGATGGCCCTGGGCCGCTCCTTCCCGGAGGCCCTGCAGAAGGCCTTGCGCTCGATGGAGACGAAGGCGGCCGGCTTCGGCACGCTGCCCGACCCCGAGGGCGAGACGGTCGACGACGCGCTGGCCCTGCTGCGCCGTCCGCACGACGGACGCATCTACGTGGCCGAGCGGGCGCTGCGCCTGGGCGCCACGGTGGAGCAGGTCGCCGAGGCCTCCGGTTTCGACCCGTGGTTCGTCGACCAGATCCTCGGCCTCGTGGAGCTGCGGCTGACGATCGAGTCCGCCCCGGCGCTGACCGAGTCGCTGCTGCGGACGGCGAAGCGGGCCGGGTTCTCCGACCGCCAGATCGCGGCCGTGCGCCCCGAGCTGGCGGGGGAGGACGGCGTGCGGTCGCTGCGCTGGCGGATGGGCATCCGTCCCGTCTACAAGACCGTCGACACGTGCGCCGCCGAGTTCGAGGCGCGGACGCCGTACCACTACTCCTCGTACGACGACGAGTCCGAGGTCGCGCCGCGCACCCGGCCCGCGGTCGTCATCCTCGGCAGCGGCCCGAACCGGATCGGGCAGGGCATCGAGTTCGACTACTCGTGCGTGCACGCGGCCATGACGCTGCGCGACGCCGGGTACGAGACCGTGATGGTCAACTGCAACCCGGAGACCGTCTCCACCGACTACGACACCTCCGACCGGCTGTACTTCGAGCCGCTCACGTTCGAGGACGTCCTGGAGGTCGTCGAGACCGAGCGTGCGGCGGGCCCGGTGGCGGGCGTGCTGTGCCAGCTCGGCGGCCAGACGCCGCTCGGGCTCGCCCAGCGGCTCAAGGACGCCGGGGTCACCGTGCTCGGCACCGCGCCGGAGGCCATCCACCTCGCGGAGGAGCGCGGCGCGTTCGGCCGGGTGCTGCAGCGCGCCGACCTGCCCGCGCCGCGGCACGGCCTCGCCACGTCGTACGTCGAGGCCAAGGAGATCGCCGACGAGATCGGCTATCCGGTGCTGGTCCGTCCCTCCTACGTGCTCGGCGGGCGCGGCATGGAGATCGTGTACGACGACGACGCGCTCAGCGGCTACATCACCCGCGCCACCGAGGTCAGCCCCGAGCACCCGGTGCTCGTCGACCGGTTCCTCGAGGACGCCGTCGAGATCGACGTCGACGCGCTCTACGACGGCACCGAGCTGTTCCTCGGCGGCGTGATGGAGCACATCGAGGAGGCCGGCGTGCACTCCGGTGACTCGGCGTGCGCGCTGCCGCCGATCACGCTGGGCTCCTCCGACATCGACCGGATCCGCGAGTCGACGCTCCGGATCGCCGAAGGCGTCGGCGTCCGCGGCCTGCTGAACGTGCAGTACGCCATGAAGGACGACATCCTGTACGTCCTCGAGGCCAACCCGCGGGCGTCCCGCACGGTGCCGTTCGTGTCGAAGGCGACCGCGGTGTCGCTGGCCATGGCGGCGGCCCGGATCGCCGTCGGGCAGTCGATCGAGCAGCTTCGCGCGGACGGCGTCCTGCCGCGCACCGGGGACGGCGGCACGCTGCCGCTGGACGCGCCGATCGCGGTCAAGGAGGCGGTCATGCAGTTCCACCGCTTCCACACCCCCGAGGGCAAGATCATCGACAACGTCCTGGGCCCGGAGATGAAGTCCACCGGCGAGGTGATGGGGCTGGACCTGCAGTTCGGCACCGCGTTCGCCAAGTCGCAGTCGGCCGCCTACGGCTCGCTGCCCACCAGCGGCAAGGTGTTCGTCAGCCTGGCCAACCGCGACAAGCGCTCGGCGATCTTCCCGGTGAAGCGGCTCGCCGACCTCGGGTTCGAGGTGCTCGCCACCGCCGGCACCGCCCAGGTGCTGCGCCGTAACGGCGTGCCGGCGAAGACCGTGCGCAAGCTCAGCGAGGGACCCGGGAACTGCGTGGAGATGATCCAGGCCGGTGAGATCGCGATGGTCGTCAACACGCCGGCCGGCGCGTCCGGGTCCGCCGGCTCGGCCGTGCGGTTCGACGGATACGAGATCCGCGCTGCCTCGATCAACGCGGGCATTCCCTGCGTCACCACGGTTCCCGGAGCCGCGGCCGCGGTCCAGGGCATCGAGGCCGCGATCGCGGGCACGCTGACGGTCCGCTCCCTGCAGGACCTGCAGGCCGCGTTGCGGGACGCGGGGGAGAAGGTCGATGCCTAGCGTCGCCGCCCTCGCCTACCGGGCTGCGCGACCGGCGCTGTTCAGCGTGGGCGGCGGGGATGCGGAGGCCGCGCACAAGTGGACGATGGGCCGGCTCGAGACGATCGACCGGCACCGTCCGCTGCGCGCGCTGACCAGGTCGGTGTGCCGCCCGGTCAGCGATCCGGTGTCGATGTTCGGCGTGCAGCTCGCCAACCGGGTCGGCCTGGCCGCGGGCATGGCCAAGAACGGCGAGGCGCTGCGCGCCTGGCCGGCGCTGGGGTTCGGGTTCGCCGAGATCGGCACCGTCACCTGGCACGCGCAGCCCGGCAACGACACGCCGCGGCTGTTCCGGCTGCCCGCGTCGCGTGCGGTCATCAACCGGATGGGCTTCAACAACCACGGCGCCCGGGCGCTCGCGGCGCGGCTGCGGCGGTACGGCGATTCCGCGGCGGCGCTGCGCGAACGGCTCGGCTACCCCCTCGGCATCAGCCTCGGCAAGTCGAAGATCACGCCCGTCGAGGACGCGGTCGGCGACTACGTGAGCTCGCTGCGAGCGATCCGCGACCTGGCCTCGTATGTCGCGATCAACGTCTCCAGCCCCAACACGCCCGGCCTGCGCTCGCTGCAGGACAAGGGATTCCTCGACGAGCTGGTCGCCGAGCTGCGCGACGAGTCGCGCGGCGTCCCGCTCCTGGTGAAGATCGCGCCGGATCTCACGCACGGCGCCGTGGACGACGTGCTCGACGTGTGCCGCGAGCGCGGCGTCGCGGGGATCATCGCGACCAACACGACGATCGGGCGCGACGGCATCGCGCCCGCCGAGCGTGCCCTCGCCGACGAGGCGGGTGGGCTGTCCGGTGCGCCGCTCACCGTGCTGGCGCGCGACATCGTGCGCTACCTGCGCGCGCAGGTCGGGTCCGACCTGCCGATCATCGGCGTGGGCGGCATCGGCAGTGCCGACGACGCGCTGGCGATGGTGGACGCGGGCGCGGACCTGGTGCAGCTGTACTCGTCGCTGATCTTCCGGGGGCCGGCCGTCGTGTCCGAGACGGCGCAGGCGCTCAAGGACCGGACCGCCTGATGGCCGCGTTCGGTGCGCGCCTGCAGCGCGCGGTGGGCGAGCGGATCGGGCTCTGCGTGGGCATCGACCCGCACCCCGAGCTGCTCGAGGCCTGGGGCTACCGCGACGACGTGGACGGGCTGCGCTCGTTCGCGCTGCGCGCCGCCGCGGCGCTCGCGCAGCACGTCGCGGTGCTCAAGCCGCAGTCGGCGTTCTTCGAACGGCACGGCTCGCGCGGCGTCGGCGTCCTCGAGGAGACCGTCGCCGCGTGCCGGGACGCCGGCGCGCTCGTGGTGCTCGACGCCAAGCGTGGCGACATCGGTTCCACGGCGCGGGCCTACGCCGACGCCTACCTCCGCCCCGGCTGCTCGCTGCCGGCCGACGCGCTGACCGTCTCGCCCTACCTGGGCTTCGGCTCGCTCACGCCGTTCGTCGAGGCGGCCGGCGCCGTCGGCGCCGGGCTGTTCGTGCTGGCGCGCACCTCCAACCCCGAGGGCGTGGAGGTCCAGGACGCGCGCGCCGCCGACGGACGCACGGTCGCCCAGCTCATGGTGGACCACGTCGCGGCGCTCAACGCCGCCGAGACCGCTGCCGGGGCGCCGCTGGGCAGCCTCGGCGTCGTCGTCGGCGGCACCGTCGGCCCGGGGGCGGTGGACCTGTCCGCGCTGGGCGGACCCGTGCTGGTGCCCGGCCTCGGGGCACAGGGCGCCACGGCGGACGACGTCGCCGCGGCCACCTCCGGCGCCGCCCTCGTCCTCGCCTCGACCAGCCGCGACGTGCTCCGCGCCGGGCCCGACGCCGAGGCCCTGGTCGCGCGCGCACAGGCGGTCGCGGCCGCGCTCTGAACCCGAGTGCGCGCCGTGCTCCAGGACACAAGTTGATCGACTATGCTTCCCGCAGCGACCACGGCGGAGTTCGGGGGAACCAGGGTCACCTGGCGGCCTCTGCGGCGGTCTCACTCGTCTCAACAACGCGAGCCGGCGACCCGTCTCTGACGGGTCGGTCGAGCTCACCCGGCACGGAGGTATCGACGTGATGACCTTGCCCCATCTGACTGCAGAGCAGCGTGCTGCAGCCCTCGACAAGGCGGCCGACGCGCGTCGGCGCCGCGCAGCGTTCAAGGAGAGCCTCAAGCGTGGCGAGCTCACCCTCGCCGACGTGATCACCCTCGGCCGCGACGACGAGGTCGTCGGTCGCACCCACATGCTCACCGTGCTCGAGAGCCTGCCCGGCATCGGCAAGGTCAAGGCCGCGCGGATCATGGAGCGCGTCGGGATCTCGCCGAGCCGACGGGTGCGCGGGCTGGGGCCGAAGCAGCGGGTAGCGTTGGAGAAGGAGCTCGGCGGGCGCTGACCCGCTCGTCACATCGTTCTCGGAGGATCATGCCCGCCCGACCACCTGGCCGACTGTTCGTCCTGAGCGGACCGTCCGGCGTCGGCAAGGGGTCGGTGATGGCGCAGCTGCGCCATCGGGACCTGCCGGTGTGGGTGTCCGTGTCCTGCACGACCCGCCCGCCGCGCGCCGGAGAGCGGCACGGCGAGCACTACTTCTTCGTCGACGACGACGAGTTCGTGCGACGCATCGACGCCGGCGAGATGCTCGAGCACGCCCGGTTCGCGGGACGCCGCTACGGCACCCCACGCGCCGCCGTCCAGGAGCACCTGGACCGTGGCGTACCGGTGCTGCTGGAGATCGAGCTCGCCGGTGCCCGCCAGGTCAAGGCCAGCATGCCGGAGGCGCACATGGTGTTCCTGGCCCCGCCGTCCCGTGAGGAGCTCGAGCGCCGGCTCATCGGCCGGGGGACCGAGACGCCGGAGGAGATCGCCGCCCGCCTGCGCCAGGCCGAGGTGGAGCTGGCCGCCGAACGGGAGTTCGACACGGTGATCGTGAACGACGACCTCCCCAGCGCCACCGCGAGGTTGGTAGACTTGATCCTCGGCCAGGACCCGAACGCGCGGTCCTAGCCCCGCGGGCCGGCGCCGGCCCACACAGACCTCGATGAATGGACGACTACGTGTCCGGAACCTCTCCGAATCCCGAAGGCATCACCAACCCGCCGATCGACGAGCTGCTGACGCACACCTCCTCGAAGTACGGGCTGGTCATCTACGCGGCCAAGCGGGCCCGGCAGATCAACGCCTACTACGGCCAGCTCGCCGAGGGCCTGCTCGAGCACGTCGGCCCCCTCGTGGAGACCGGTGCCCAGGAGAAGCCGCTGTCGATCGCGTTGCGCGAGATCAACGAGGGCCTGCTGACCGCCGAGTCCACCGACTCCTAGCGGCGGCGATGGCGCACCAGTCGTCCGCGCGGCCCCGCGTCGTCCTCGGCGTGTCCGGCGGCATCGCGGCGTACAAGTCCTGCGAGGTCCTGCGGGCGCTGACCGAGACCGGGCAGCACGTCGACGTCATCCCGACCGCGTCCGCGCTGAGCTTCGTCGGCAGCGCCACCTTCGAGGCGCTCAGCGGCAACCCCGTGACGACCGGCGTCTTCAGCGACGTCCCGTCCGTCCGGCACGTCCGCCTCGGGCAGCAGGCCGACCTGGTCGTCGTCGTGCCCGCGACCGCCGACCTGATCGCGCGGATGGCCGCCGGGCGCGCCGACGACCTGCTCACCTCCACGCTGCTCGCGACCCGCGCGCCGGTGCTGATCGCGCCCGCGATGCACACCGAGATGTGGCAGCACCCTGCCACCCGCGCCAACGTCGCCACGCTGCGCGAGCGCGGCGTGGTCGTGGTGGGCCCGGCCTCCGGTCGGCTGACCGGCGCCGACAGCGGGCCCGGCAGGCTCGCCGAGCCGTCCGAGATCGCCGCGCTCGCGCGGCTGCTGCTGGAGAGCCCCGACGCGCTGCGCCACGACCTCGCGGGCAGCCGGGTGCTGATCACCGCCGGCGGTACCCGCGAGCCGCTGGACCCGGTGCGCTTCCTGACCAACCGGTCCTCGGGCAAGCAGGGGTACGCGCTGGCGCAGGTCGCCGCGGCCCGTGGTGCCCAGGTCACCCTCGTCTCGGCCAACGTCGCGCTGCCGTCCCCGGCCGGCGTCGACGTGGTGACGGTCGAGACGGCGCTGGAGCTGCAGCAGCAGACCGAGGCGCGCGCCGGCGACGCCGACGTCGTCGTGATGGCCGCCGCGGTCTCGGACTTCCGGCCCACCCGGCGGCGCGCCGCGAAGATCAAGAAGACCGAGGCGGAGCCCGACCAGATCGCGCTCAGCAAGAACCCCGACATCCTCGCCGGGCTCGTGCAGGCGCGCGCGGCGGGACGGTTGCCGGCCGCAGTGCGGATCGTCGGGTTCGCTGCCGAGACCGGCGACGACCGGCACAGCGTCGAGGAGTACGGACGGCAGAAGCTGGCCCGCAAGGGCTGCGACTTCATCGTGGTCAACGACGTCGGTGCCGGCGGCGCGTTCGAGGCCGACCACAACCAGGGGCTGATCCTCGGCCTCGACGGCAGCGCCAGGCAGATCCCGCGCGGCAGCAAGCAGCTCGTCGCCGCGCGCATCTGGGACGCGGTGGCCGCGTCCGCCGCCGGTCCCGTCGGCCCGCTCGAATAGACTTGCCCGAGTCCCAACCTAGGAGCACATCCATGTCGCGTCGCCTGTTCACGTCCGAGTCCGTGACCGAAGGTCATCCGGACAAGATCGCCGACGCGATCAGCGACGCGATCCTCGACGAGATCATCGGCAAGGATCCCGCCGCGCGCGTCGCCGTCGAGACGCTCATCATGACCGGCCAGGTGCACGTCGCGGGCGAGGTGCGCACCGAGGCGTACGCCGACGTCGCCGGGATCGTGCGCAAGACCATCCTGGACATCGGGTACGACTCGTCGGCGAAGGGGTTCGACGGACAGTCCTGCGGCGTCTCGGTCTCGATCGGCGAGCAGTCCTCCGACATCGCGGCCGGCGTCGACGTGGCGCACGAGGCGCGCGTGGAGGGCAACGAGGACGCGATCTCCGCGCAGGGCGCCGGCGACCAGGGCCTGATGTTCGGGTACGCGACGGACGAGACGCCCGAGCTCATGCCGCTGCCCATCTCGATGGCGCACCGGCTCTCGCGCCGCCTCACC is a window from the Cumulibacter manganitolerans genome containing:
- the carB gene encoding carbamoyl-phosphate synthase large subunit, producing MPKREDLKHVLVIGSGPIVIGQACEFDYSGTQACRVLRSEGIRVSLINSNPATIMTDPQFADATYVEPLTPAYVEKVIEKERPDAILPTLGGQTALNLAVSLHESGVLEKYGVELIGANIDAIQRGEDRQKFKDIVRKIGGDVPRSAVCHSMEEVERTVAELGFPVVVRPSFTMGGSGSGMAYDDADLQRIARAGLQASPTTEVLIEESVIGWKEFELELMRDRNDNVVVVCSIENLDAMGVHTGDSITVAPAMTLTDREYQQMRDVGIAVLREVGVETGGCNIQFAFNPQDGRMIVIEMNPRVSRSSALASKATGFPIAKIAARLAIGYTLDEIPNDVTQKTPASFEPTLDYVVVKVPRFAFEKFPGADPTLTTTMKSVGEAMALGRSFPEALQKALRSMETKAAGFGTLPDPEGETVDDALALLRRPHDGRIYVAERALRLGATVEQVAEASGFDPWFVDQILGLVELRLTIESAPALTESLLRTAKRAGFSDRQIAAVRPELAGEDGVRSLRWRMGIRPVYKTVDTCAAEFEARTPYHYSSYDDESEVAPRTRPAVVILGSGPNRIGQGIEFDYSCVHAAMTLRDAGYETVMVNCNPETVSTDYDTSDRLYFEPLTFEDVLEVVETERAAGPVAGVLCQLGGQTPLGLAQRLKDAGVTVLGTAPEAIHLAEERGAFGRVLQRADLPAPRHGLATSYVEAKEIADEIGYPVLVRPSYVLGGRGMEIVYDDDALSGYITRATEVSPEHPVLVDRFLEDAVEIDVDALYDGTELFLGGVMEHIEEAGVHSGDSACALPPITLGSSDIDRIRESTLRIAEGVGVRGLLNVQYAMKDDILYVLEANPRASRTVPFVSKATAVSLAMAAARIAVGQSIEQLRADGVLPRTGDGGTLPLDAPIAVKEAVMQFHRFHTPEGKIIDNVLGPEMKSTGEVMGLDLQFGTAFAKSQSAAYGSLPTSGKVFVSLANRDKRSAIFPVKRLADLGFEVLATAGTAQVLRRNGVPAKTVRKLSEGPGNCVEMIQAGEIAMVVNTPAGASGSAGSAVRFDGYEIRAASINAGIPCVTTVPGAAAAVQGIEAAIAGTLTVRSLQDLQAALRDAGEKVDA
- a CDS encoding quinone-dependent dihydroorotate dehydrogenase; its protein translation is MPSVAALAYRAARPALFSVGGGDAEAAHKWTMGRLETIDRHRPLRALTRSVCRPVSDPVSMFGVQLANRVGLAAGMAKNGEALRAWPALGFGFAEIGTVTWHAQPGNDTPRLFRLPASRAVINRMGFNNHGARALAARLRRYGDSAAALRERLGYPLGISLGKSKITPVEDAVGDYVSSLRAIRDLASYVAINVSSPNTPGLRSLQDKGFLDELVAELRDESRGVPLLVKIAPDLTHGAVDDVLDVCRERGVAGIIATNTTIGRDGIAPAERALADEAGGLSGAPLTVLARDIVRYLRAQVGSDLPIIGVGGIGSADDALAMVDAGADLVQLYSSLIFRGPAVVSETAQALKDRTA
- the pyrF gene encoding orotidine-5'-phosphate decarboxylase; this encodes MAAFGARLQRAVGERIGLCVGIDPHPELLEAWGYRDDVDGLRSFALRAAAALAQHVAVLKPQSAFFERHGSRGVGVLEETVAACRDAGALVVLDAKRGDIGSTARAYADAYLRPGCSLPADALTVSPYLGFGSLTPFVEAAGAVGAGLFVLARTSNPEGVEVQDARAADGRTVAQLMVDHVAALNAAETAAGAPLGSLGVVVGGTVGPGAVDLSALGGPVLVPGLGAQGATADDVAAATSGAALVLASTSRDVLRAGPDAEALVARAQAVAAAL
- the mihF gene encoding integration host factor, actinobacterial type, producing MTLPHLTAEQRAAALDKAADARRRRAAFKESLKRGELTLADVITLGRDDEVVGRTHMLTVLESLPGIGKVKAARIMERVGISPSRRVRGLGPKQRVALEKELGGR
- the gmk gene encoding guanylate kinase; this translates as MPARPPGRLFVLSGPSGVGKGSVMAQLRHRDLPVWVSVSCTTRPPRAGERHGEHYFFVDDDEFVRRIDAGEMLEHARFAGRRYGTPRAAVQEHLDRGVPVLLEIELAGARQVKASMPEAHMVFLAPPSREELERRLIGRGTETPEEIAARLRQAEVELAAEREFDTVIVNDDLPSATARLVDLILGQDPNARS
- the rpoZ gene encoding DNA-directed RNA polymerase subunit omega, encoding MSGTSPNPEGITNPPIDELLTHTSSKYGLVIYAAKRARQINAYYGQLAEGLLEHVGPLVETGAQEKPLSIALREINEGLLTAESTDS
- the coaBC gene encoding bifunctional phosphopantothenoylcysteine decarboxylase/phosphopantothenate--cysteine ligase CoaBC, whose protein sequence is MAHQSSARPRVVLGVSGGIAAYKSCEVLRALTETGQHVDVIPTASALSFVGSATFEALSGNPVTTGVFSDVPSVRHVRLGQQADLVVVVPATADLIARMAAGRADDLLTSTLLATRAPVLIAPAMHTEMWQHPATRANVATLRERGVVVVGPASGRLTGADSGPGRLAEPSEIAALARLLLESPDALRHDLAGSRVLITAGGTREPLDPVRFLTNRSSGKQGYALAQVAAARGAQVTLVSANVALPSPAGVDVVTVETALELQQQTEARAGDADVVVMAAAVSDFRPTRRRAAKIKKTEAEPDQIALSKNPDILAGLVQARAAGRLPAAVRIVGFAAETGDDRHSVEEYGRQKLARKGCDFIVVNDVGAGGAFEADHNQGLILGLDGSARQIPRGSKQLVAARIWDAVAASAAGPVGPLE